In Procambarus clarkii isolate CNS0578487 chromosome 25, FALCON_Pclarkii_2.0, whole genome shotgun sequence, the following proteins share a genomic window:
- the LOC123756449 gene encoding E3 ubiquitin-protein ligase CCNB1IP1-like, with product MNCQQLLCNSSCCRRPLEHLAWVTLCSHIFCDTHGTPLAQIPTVCSACGAKLVDKTDVHRVNLDPSEQFKSMILAGLRPATVMEVCHRALAFWTYQMKQEQTYQRQVTRRLRERLYQVQAYYEQQLRTRDDQLLCVRRQLQEVHKEQDKCNKELYDDLVKRGGRWSPLPGTRADTTSSHVLGSSHPASHSYHQPQSQLALTSGHDGPSPHLCSLQNPRLRQRYQEEEEERASTSTASRPQAPTSPRHPHHRQQEHQVTQEVSGIHGNSASRVHQEPALSNRRVGPYQLRSRRSPLKSIQPQLSRNTSEEFSFNPAIFSCRGHAENEDQNGTDHPAPV from the exons atgaactgccagcaGCTGCTGTGTAACTCCAGTTGTTGTCGCAGGCCGCTGGAGCACCTGGCCTGGGTCACCCTCTGCTCCCACATCTTCTGCGACACCCACGGAACACCTCTCGCTCAG ATCCCAACCGTGTGTTCAGCATGTGGGGCCAAACTCGTGGATAAAACTGATGTTCATAGGGTGAACTTGGATCCTTCTGAACAGTTCAAAAGT ATGATATTGGCTGGCCTGAGACCTGCCACTGTCATGGAAGTGTGTCATCGTGCTCTCGCCTTCTGGACCTACCAG ATGAAACAGGAGCAGACCTACCAGAGGCAGGTCACCAGGAGGCTGAGGGAGAGGCTGTACCAGGTGCAGGCATACTACGAGCAGCAGCTGCGCACCCGGGATGACCAGCTGCTCTGTGTTAGGCGACAGCTTCAGG AGGTGCACAAGGAGCAAGACAAGTGCAACAAG GAGCTGTATGACGACCTGGTGAAGAGAGGAGGGAGGTGGTCGCCGCTGCCTGGAACCCGCGCTGACACCACCTCCAGCCATGTGCTGGGCTCCTCTCACCCAGCTTCGCACTCTTATCACCAGCCTCAGTCCCAGCTGGCTCTCACTTCTGGGCATGATGGCCCATCTCCCCACCTCTGCAGCCTCCAGAATCCTCGCCTGCGTCAG CGGtaccaagaggaggaggaggagagagcgtCCACAAGCACTGCATCGCGACCCCAGGCACCTACATCCCCTCGGCATCCACATCACCGACAGCAGGAGCACCAAGTAACCCAGGAGGTCTCCGGAATACACGGTAATAGTGCGTCAAGGGTACACCAGGAACCCGCACTCTCTAACAGAAGAGTAGGACCGTATCAGCTCCGGTCTAGACGAAGTCCTTTGAAGAGTATCCAGCCACAACTGTCAAGGAACACGAGTGAAG AATTCAGCTTCAATCCCGCTATATTTTCTTGTCGAGGTCATGCCGAAAATGAGGACCAAAATGGAACCGATCACCCTGCTCCAGTCTAA
- the LOC138368363 gene encoding leucine-rich repeat and coiled-coil domain-containing protein PF3D7_0703800-like encodes MAIPSLVHDKLYRVTRAKGNLVTGGSSNLVTGDSSNFVTGDSSNHVTVDSSNLVTGDSNNLVTGDSSNLVTGDSSNFVTGDSNNLVTGDSSNLVTDDSNNLVTGDSSNHASSDDK; translated from the coding sequence ATGGCAATACCGTCCTTAGTTCACGATAAGCTTTATCGGGTGACTCGAGCTAAGGGTAACCTTGTAACTGGTGGCAGCAGTAACCTTGTAACTGGTGACAGCAGTAACTTTGTAACTGGTGACAGCAGTAACCATGTAACTGTTGACAGCAGTAACCTTGTAACTGGTGATAGCAATAACCTTGTAACTGGTGACAGCAGTAACCTTGTAACTGGTGACAGCAGTAACTTTGTAACTGGTGATAGCAATAACCTTGTAACTGGTGACAGCAGTAACCTTGTAACTGATGATAGCAATAACCTTGTAACTGGTGATAGCAGCAACCATGCAAGTAGTGATGATAAGTGA
- the Vps25 gene encoding vacuolar protein-sorting-associated protein 25 has protein sequence MTEFEWPWQHSFPPFFTLQPNADVRRTQLDAWCSLVVNWGRSNKVSQIDVTEASSLPVFKNPTINRSLPADSIMVVLEELAKRGNLEWTDKTRRRGFLFWRSPTEWGQLIYKWAQSTSHINSVCTLYEISQGDDTADEEFHKLDGDVLLKALKTLEVSGLAELIDFDDNKGVKFL, from the exons ATGACGGAGTTCGAGTGGCCGTGGCAGCATAGCTTTCCGCCCTTTTTCAC ACTGCAGCCTAATGCAGATGTGCGACGGACGCAGCTTGACGCCTGGTGTTCTCTGGTTGTGAACTGGGGAAGAAGCAACAAAGTTAGCCAAATAGATGTCACAGAAGCATCCAGTTTACCTGTTTTTAA gAACCCTACTATCAACCGCTCCTTACCAGCAGATAGCATAATGGTTGTCTTGGAAGAGCTGGCCAAACGTGGGAATCTTGAATGGACAGACAAAACCAGACGAAG AGGGTTCCTGTTTTGGCGAAGTCCAACTGAATGGGGTCAGCTAATTTATAAATGGGCTCAGTCTACCAGTCACATCAACAGTGTTTGTACTCTTTATGAGATCAGCCAAGGTGATGATACTGCTGATGAAG AATTTCATAAATTGGATGGTGATGTCCTCCTCAAAGCTCTTAAGACGTTAGAAGTATCTGGACTAGCCGAGCTGATCGATTTTGATGACAACAAAGGAGTAAAGTTCCTTTGA